Genomic DNA from Halorussus rarus:
AGCAGACCGCGTTCGAGAGCACCAGTTCGCCCACGGCGTCCGGGTTGTGCGCGGCGTAGCGGAGCGCGACCCCGCCGCCGATGTCGTGGGCGACCAGCGACGCCGTCTCGATGCCGAGGTCGGCGAGCAGCGCGTCGAGCATCTCCTCCTGCGCGCGGATGGACCGGTCGAAGCCGTCGCGCATCGCGGAGTTGCCGTAGCCCAGCAGGTCGGGCGCGATTACGCGGCGGTCCTCGGCGATGGCGGGCGCGACGTCGCGCCAGAGGAACGACCACGTCGGGATGCCGTGGAGGAAGACGACCGGCTGGTCGCCGCCTCCCGTCTCGCGGTTGTCACCGCCCGCGTTCTCCGAGGCGCTCCGCGCCTCGCCGTCCTCGTAGTACGCTACGTCCAGGTCGTGACCGTCGACGGTCAGGGTCGCGGCCTCCTGCCGGTCGGTCCACGCCTCGTGTCCGGGCATGGTCACTGGAGGTTGTCGGCGATGATGTTCTTCTGTATCTCGCTGGTCCCCTCGTAGATCTTCGTGATGCGGGCGTCGCGGTAGTAGCGCTCGACCGGGTGGTCGGTGACGAAGCCCGCCCCGCCGTGGACCTGGATGGCCTCGTCGGCCACGTCGACCGCGCGCTCGCTGGCGAACAGCTTCGCCATGCTCGCGAACTGGGTGGCGAGCTGGTCGTCGCCGTCCTCGACGTACGACGCGGCGCGGTAGGTCAGCGACCGGGCCGCCTCGACGCTGGTCGCCATCTCCGCGAGCTTGTGCTCGATGGCCTGGAACTCGCCGATCTTCTGACCGAACTGCTCGCGCTCGTCGGCGTAGTCGAGCGCGGCGTCGAGCGCGGCCGTGGCCGCCCCGACCGCCTGGCCCGCGACGCTGGTCCGACCGCTGGCGAAGAAGTCCATGAGCTGGTAGAACCCCTCGTCGACCTCGCCGATGACGTTCTCCTCGGGCACGCGGACGCCGTCGAGGATGACCTCCGCGAGGTCCGAGGCCCGGATGCCGAGCTTGTTGTCGATCTTCTCGGTCCGGAACCCGTCGAGGTCCGTCGGGACCAGGAACGCGGTGATGCCGCGGTGGCCCTCGTCGGGCGAGGTCTTGGTCATCACCACGGCGACGTCGGCGACCGTGCCGTTCGTGATCCACATCTTGTTGCCGTCGATGACGAACTCGTCGCCGTCTCGTTCCGCCCGCGTCTCGATGCCCGCCACGTTCGAGCCGTGAGCGGGCTCGGAGATGCAGCTACAGCAGGCCGACTCGCCCGACGCGATGCGCGGGAGCCACTCCTCCTTCATCCACTCGTCGCCGTACTTCCGTATCATGTTGGAGCCGAACCCCCGGCTCCCGATGGCGCTCCCGATGCCCGGGTCGGCGCGCCACAGCTCCTCGGTCACGATGATCGTCGACAGCATGTCCATGCCCGCGCCGCCGTACTCGACGGGGATGGAGGGCGCGACGAAGTCGAGCTCCGCGGCCTTCTCGACCAGGTCTGCGGGGTACTCCTTCCGCTCGTCGTGCTCCCTGGCGACCGGTTCGATCTCCTCCTCGCCGAACGCCCGGACCGCGTCGCGGACGGCGCGCTGCTCGTCTGACAGTCGGAATGCCATACCCCCACATCGCCTTCCAATAAAAAGTAGTTTTGGTGGCAGCGGCACTACTGTTAACGAAACCGCCACGAAACGCGTACAGTCTGGCGTAGTTTTATATGGGCGAGCGTACAGGAACTCGGTATGCGCGCAGCCGTGTTACGCGAGTACGGCGAGCCCCTGGAGATCGCCGACGTCGACCGGCCGGAACCGGCCCCCGACGGCGTCGTGGTCGAGACCGAGGCCTGCGGCATCTGCCGGAGCGACTGGCACGCCTGGCAGGGCGACTGGGAGTGGATCGGCGCCAAGCCCCCGAAGGGCCAGATTCTGGGCCACGAGCCCGCCGGCACCGTTGTCGAAGTCGGCGCGGACGTCACCCGTCTCGGCGAGGGCGACAGCGTGGCGGTCCCGTTCAACCTCAGCGACGGCACCTGTCCGATGTGCCGGAACGGCCACTCGAACGTCTGCGAGAACGTCCTGCCGCTGGGGTTCGCCGAGGCCGCGCCGGGCGCGTTCGCCGAGGCGGTGCACGTCCCGCACGCCGACCAGAACGCCGTGACGCTGCCCGACGGCGTCTCGCCCGTGGCGATGGCCGGCCTCGGCTGCCGGTTCGTCACCGCCTTCCACGCGCTGGTCCACCGCGCGGACGTGAGCGCGGGCGACTGGGTCGCGGTCCACGGCTGCGGCGGCGTGGGGCTCTCGGCGGTTCACATCGCGGACGCCATCGGCGCGAACGTGGTCGCCGTGGATTTGAACGAGGAGAAACTGACGAAGGCCGAGGACCTGGGCGCGGCCGCGACCGTCAACGCCGTCGAAACCGAGAACGTCCCCCGCACTATCGTGGGCGTCACGGACGGCGGCGCCGACGTCTCGGTCGACGCGCTGGGCATCGCCGAGACCTGCCGGAACTCGGTGAACTGCCTGGGCCGGCTGGGCCAGCACGTCCAGATCGGGCTCACGACGCAGGACGAGCACGGTACCGTGGAGCTACCGACGGACGCGATGACGACGAAGGAGATCGAGTTCATCGGCTCCTACGGGATGCAGCCCCCGCGCTACGACGAGATATTCCGGATGGTCGAGGCGGGCACGCTCGACCCGAGCGCGGTCGTCTCCGAGACGGTGACCCTCGACGACGTGCCCGACCGCCTCGCCGCGATGAGCGACTACGGGACGATGGGCATCCCGGTCGTCGACGAGTTCTGAGCGCCGGAACGACGGTTCGACGCGCTTCTCAGAGGTCGACGGTGCAGCACGCCCCGTCGACAAGGTTCGCTTCGTCGATGTGCGCCGACAGGCAGGCGTAGTTGCAGAACTGCCCGGTCTCCTCGCGCTCGTCGCCGCGCTGCTCGGCCACGAACACGGGATCGTGTTCGGACACGTCGCTCCCGCAGTACGTGCAGTCGCCGGTCATGGTCGACTCAAAGCGTCGGAGGCAGTAATGGACTTCGCTGCCCCTCGCGACCTCTCACTCCCCGTCGACGCGCTCGCGGATCCGGTCGGCGAACGCCTCGCGCTCGACGACCGCGTGGCGCATCCGGCTCGTGGCGGCTACGTCGCCCTCGTCCTCGACCGTCCCGGTGGAGACGAGGTGGCCGCGCTCGACGTCGACCTCCTCGACCTCGATGGATACCACAATTTCTTCACCCGCGGGCGTGGGCGCGCGGTGGTCGCACTCGATGCGGACGCCCACGATGCGGTGGCCGTCGGGGAGCCGGGGGACGACCCCGTCGTAGACGGTCTTCTCCATGGCGCCGATGATCTCGGGCGTGGCGGCGATCTCGATGCCG
This window encodes:
- a CDS encoding alpha/beta fold hydrolase; translated protein: MPGHEAWTDRQEAATLTVDGHDLDVAYYEDGEARSASENAGGDNRETGGGDQPVVFLHGIPTWSFLWRDVAPAIAEDRRVIAPDLLGYGNSAMRDGFDRSIRAQEEMLDALLADLGIETASLVAHDIGGGVALRYAAHNPDAVGELVLSNAVCYDSWPVEFVNDLGLPSTAELSDEELDAKLDFAFADGLYDDGGHEEFVEGMKAPWQSEEGKLSLSRNAVATNTNHTTELDYGAIDAETLLLWGGDDVLQPLSYAERLADDIGSAEVVTLDDAYHWVVEDRTEAYRDRLESFLKEQGS
- a CDS encoding acyl-CoA dehydrogenase family protein, with the protein product MAFRLSDEQRAVRDAVRAFGEEEIEPVAREHDERKEYPADLVEKAAELDFVAPSIPVEYGGAGMDMLSTIIVTEELWRADPGIGSAIGSRGFGSNMIRKYGDEWMKEEWLPRIASGESACCSCISEPAHGSNVAGIETRAERDGDEFVIDGNKMWITNGTVADVAVVMTKTSPDEGHRGITAFLVPTDLDGFRTEKIDNKLGIRASDLAEVILDGVRVPEENVIGEVDEGFYQLMDFFASGRTSVAGQAVGAATAALDAALDYADEREQFGQKIGEFQAIEHKLAEMATSVEAARSLTYRAASYVEDGDDQLATQFASMAKLFASERAVDVADEAIQVHGGAGFVTDHPVERYYRDARITKIYEGTSEIQKNIIADNLQ
- a CDS encoding zinc-dependent alcohol dehydrogenase family protein → MRAAVLREYGEPLEIADVDRPEPAPDGVVVETEACGICRSDWHAWQGDWEWIGAKPPKGQILGHEPAGTVVEVGADVTRLGEGDSVAVPFNLSDGTCPMCRNGHSNVCENVLPLGFAEAAPGAFAEAVHVPHADQNAVTLPDGVSPVAMAGLGCRFVTAFHALVHRADVSAGDWVAVHGCGGVGLSAVHIADAIGANVVAVDLNEEKLTKAEDLGAAATVNAVETENVPRTIVGVTDGGADVSVDALGIAETCRNSVNCLGRLGQHVQIGLTTQDEHGTVELPTDAMTTKEIEFIGSYGMQPPRYDEIFRMVEAGTLDPSAVVSETVTLDDVPDRLAAMSDYGTMGIPVVDEF
- a CDS encoding thioesterase family protein, encoding MTDDSPLAEVEPGFEYETTWEAGRLEPQTVTDGIEIAATPEIIGAMEKTVYDGVVPRLPDGHRIVGVRIECDHRAPTPAGEEIVVSIEVEEVDVERGHLVSTGTVEDEGDVAATSRMRHAVVEREAFADRIRERVDGE